A genomic window from Plutella xylostella chromosome 23, ilPluXylo3.1, whole genome shotgun sequence includes:
- the LOC105392542 gene encoding glutarate-semialdehyde dehydrogenase, whose product MMDLLRAGLTHKYKVLVTGIRKMHLLKCQAYVDGRWVSASNQSVFAVTNPANDAEITKVPDMEAKDAKDALEAASKAFETWRNTTAKERASILRKWFQLCQENSVNLAEIVTAESGKPLAEAKGEIAYGNSFLEWFADTARHLNGEIIPSPWPNKQVLVTREPVGVVSVITPWNFPFAMITRKVAALMAAGCTCVIKPSEDTPLAALAAAELADQAGVPKGVINVVTTSRKNASAVGKVLCEDDIVSCISFTGSTHVGKILYGMAAKGVKRVSLELGGNAPFIVMPSADLNNALDHAMNAKFRNNGQACIAANRFLIHEEVYNDFVRGFLERINKKCIMGDGTKEGVTCGPLVNDMQAKKVSSMVDDAISKGAKALIGGKFASDIGNKFYESTLLVDVSPDMQVYNEEIFGPVVSCIKITSEEEALKISNSTRSGLASYLFTKDLSQAFRMSQKLKFGMVAINDGILSTSEAPFGGVKESGIGREGGKHGAEEYTDLKYTLISELDK is encoded by the coding sequence ATGATGGATCTATTACGTGCCGGATTGACACACAAGTATAAGGTGTTAGTGACTGGTATAAGAAAAATGCATTTACTGAAGTGTCAGGCATACGTGGACGGCAGATGGGTGTCTGCATCCAACCAATCAGTGTTCGCTGTAACGAACCCCGCGAACGATGCCGAAATTACCAAAGTTCCAGACATGGAAGCTAAAGACGCCAAGGATGCTCTAGAAGCTGCATCAAAGGCCTTTGAAACATGGCGCAACACCACGGCTAAGGAAAGAGCCAGCATTCTCAGGAAGTGGTTCCAACTGTGTCAAGAAAATTCCGTCAACCTGGCCGAAATAGTCACAGCTGAGTCAGGAAAACCATTAGCAGAGGCCAAGGGAGAGATTGCCTATGGAAACTCATTCTTAGAGTGGTTTGCTGATACTGCCAGACATCTAAATGGAGAGATAATCCCAAGCCCGTGGCCAAACAAGCAAGTTCTAGTGACACGGGAGCCAGTCGGTGTGGTGTCAGTAATCACACCATGGAACTTCCCATTTGCAATGATTACTAGAAAAGTAGCTGCCCTTATGGCTGCTGGATGCACTTGTGTGATCAAGCCCTCGGAAGACACTCCCCTGGCCGCATTAGCAGCTGCGGAGCTGGCCGACCAGGCTGGAGTGCCTAAAGGTGTCATCAATGTGGTGACCACCAGCAGGAAGAATGCCTCTGCTGTCGGAAAGGTACTTTGTGAAGATGATATTGTTAGCTGCATATCTTTTACAGGGTCAACTCATGTTGGTAAGATTCTGTATGGGATGGCAGCTAAAGGAGTCAAGAGAGTATCCCTCGAGCTGGGTGGTAATGCACCATTCATAGTGATGCCGAGTGCTGACCTTAACAATGCCTTGGATCATGCCATGAATGCCAAGTTCAGAAACAATGGCCAAGCATGTATTGCTGCCAACAGGTTCCTTATTCATGAAGAAGTTTATAATGACTTTGTCAGAGGATTTTTGGAAAGAATCAACAAGAAATGCATCATGGGTGATGGTACAAAAGAGGGAGTCACTTGTGGACCTCTGGTCAATGACATGCAGGCTAAGAAAGTATCATCAATGGTGGATGATGCTATTTCTAAGGGTGCTAAAGCACTCATTGGGGGGAAGTTTGCCTCAGACATTGGCAACAAGTTTTATGAATCCACCCTGCTAGTGGATGTCAGTCCAGATATGCAAGTGTACAATGAAGAGATCTTTGGCCCTGTAGTCTCCTGTATTAAGATTACAAGTGAGGAAGAAGCATTGAAAATATCCAACAGCACTAGAAGTGGCTTGGCATCTTACCTTTTCACCAAGGACTTGAGCCAGGCATTCCGGATGTCACAGAAATTGAAGTTTGGAATGGTGGCTATCAATGATGGTATCCTATCCACCTCGGAGGCTCCATTTGGTGGAGTGAAGGAGTCGGGCATCGGCCGCGAGGGTGGCAAGCATGGAGCTGAAGAATATACTGATTTAAAATACACTCTCATATCTGAATTAGATaagtaa